From a region of the Mercurialis annua linkage group LG1-X, ddMerAnnu1.2, whole genome shotgun sequence genome:
- the LOC126687266 gene encoding uncharacterized protein LOC126687266: MNGRSGAATSGQNGGLVMPWKNVWALNLPPKIKHFVWRTLRFSLPTKGAIQHRTKLGDGRCPRCGDYESLDHVFKDCSWARSIWNQLCFSGNDIPWDIIIAQASRIRLDFQEVNQEKKETRGDVAAYWINPDNGWIKINSDAGFSKVNSWRLGFVGRDNDGEVLIAGNKTMNKGLSIIEAEGEALLWALKTAKECGLDSVIAESDNLQLINSLANAELYITEVGDMLNTILSEAKGFKNIRWSFSPRQGNQLAHCLVALANPMEENVWLEEISREVMNVWRKDKDLLGVG, translated from the exons ATGAACGGAAGAAGTGGGGCTGCAACATCTGGACAGAATGGTGGCCTTGTAATGccatggaaaaacgtttgggcCCTCAATTTGCCTCCAAAGATCAAACACTTTGTGTGGAGAACTCTCAGATTTAGCTTGCCTACGAAGGGAGCAATTCAACACCGCACTAAACTTGGGGATGGTAGGTGCCCCAGGTGTGGGGATTATGAATCTCTAGATCATGTATTCAAAGACTGTTCTTGGGCAAGGAGTATTTG GAATCAACTTTGTTTTTCCGGAAATGATATTCCGTGGGATATTATCATTGCCCAGGCTTCCAGAATTCGACTGGACTTTCAGGAAGTGAACCAAGAGAAGAAGGAAACTCGGGGTGATGTCGCTGCTTACTGGATTAATCCCGATAATGGTTGGATTAAAATAAATTCTGACGCAGGATTTTCGAAGGTGAATTCTTGGCGCTTGGGTTTTGTTGGCAGGGATAACGATGGCGAGGTCTTGATTGCAGGTAATAAAACTATGAATAAAGGGCTGTCGATTATTGAAGCAGAAGGTGAAGCCTTGCTTTGGGCTTTGAAAACAGCGAAGGAGTGCGGGTTGGACTCCGTTATTGCTGAAAGTGATAATTTGCAGCTTATTAATAGTTTGGCAAACGCTGAGCTATATATAACTGAGGTTGGGGATATGCTGAATACCATTTTATCTGAGGCGAAAGGGTTCAAAAATATTCGGTGGAGCTTCTCACCAAGACAAGGTAATCAGTTGGCTCACTGTTTAGTGGCTTTGGCAAACCCTATGGAGGAGAATGTTTGGTTGGAAGAGATTTCCAGGGAAGTGATGAATGTGTGGAGAAAAGATAAGGACCTTTTAGGTGTTGGTTAG
- the LOC126665928 gene encoding BES1/BZR1 homolog protein 4-like, protein MGDEKKRKQIKGCIKNSRGPWIVHRSTKNGGIVTKYRHPSERERENNRQRERRRRAVARKIFQGLRQNGNYKLPKHTDSNDLLKALCNEAGWHVEEDGTISRKQETVSGLQQSVGATTGYAQPEDGEWYNSKMGSKVGASTSSLSHCHGNGGHDLKLSLSHCHVNGGHDLKLSLSLSISSLS, encoded by the exons atgggGGATGAAAAGAAGAGGAAGCAGATCAAAGGGTGCATCAAGAACAGCAGAGGGCCTTGGATTGTTCATAGAAGCACCAAAAATGGCGGCATTGTAACGAAATACAGACATCCCAGTGAGAGGGAGAGGGAAAATAACAGGCAAAGGGAACGGAGAAGACGAGCTGTTGCTAGGAAGATTTTTCAAGGGCTTCGACAGAACGGAAACTATAAGCTGCCGAAGCATACTGACAGTAATGATTTACTTAAGGCTCTTTGTAATGAAGCTGGTTGGCATGTTGAAGAAGATGGCACCATTTCTAGAAAG CAGGAGACTGTTTCCGGACTGCAACAATCGGTCGGTGCAACCACCGGTTATGCTCAGCCTGAAGATGGTGAGTGGTATAACAGCAAGATGGGTTCAAAAGTTGGGGCATCAACTTCATCACTTTCACACTGCCATGGAAATGGAGGACATGATCTTAAGCTCTCACTTTCACACTGCCATGTAAATGGAGGACATGACCTTAAGCTCTCACTGTCACTGTCAATTTCAAGTTTGTCTTGA
- the LOC126665927 gene encoding protein trichome birefringence-like 35, whose protein sequence is MMLRWNRKRSHFQLAALVLLVFIGFSILYNESTIPRIHDHPDHVSRRQPIPITYIQPNLATNSNKSPGFLDRFVGCNSTKEYSGKKIQWVDPRLKFDRLKKSVGECDVFSGKWVFDNTSYPLYNESDCPYMSDQLACHKHGRSDLRYQYWRWQPHGCNLKRWNVSEMWEKLRGKRLMFVGDSLNRGQWISMVCLLQSVIPADKRSMSPNAELTIFRAEEYNATVEFLWAPLLVDSNSDDPVNHRLSERIMRPDSVLKHSAKWEHADILVFNSYLWWRQGPVKLLWSREENGVCEELDGLGAMEMAMGSWADWVASKVKFSEKRIFFVTMSPTHLWSREWEPGSEGNCFSEKTPIDWEGYWGSGSDLPTMRMVDRVLRKLGSRVTVLNVTQLSEYRKDGHPSIYRKFWETLSPEQLSKPTTYSDCIHWCLPGVPDVWNELLFHSF, encoded by the exons ATGATGCTGAGATGGAACAGAAAAAGATCCCATTTTCAGTTGGCAGCATTAGTTTTACTCGTCTTCATCGGATTTTCAATTCTTTACAATGAAAGCACCATTCCAAGAATCCACGACCACCCAGATCACGTCTCTCGTCGACAACCAATACCCATCACTTACATTCAACCAAATCTTGCTACAAATTCTAATAAATCTCCAG GGTTTTTGGATAGGTTTGTTGGGTGCAACTCGACTAAAGAGTACAGTGGTAAGAAAATTCAATGGGTTGATCCAAGATTGAAGTTTGATCGGTTGAAGAAGAGTGTGGGGGAATGTGATGTGTTTTCTGGTAAATGGGTGTTTGATAATACATCGTATCCGTTGTATAATGAGTCTGATTGCCCGTATATGTCGGACCAATTGGCTTGTCATAAGCATGGAAGATCTGACTTGAGATACCAGTATTGGAGGTGGCAGCCTCATGGTTGTAATTTGAAGAG ATGGAATGTGTCTGAAATGTGGGAGAAGTTGAGAGGGAAACGACTTATGTTTGTAGGCGATTCGCTGAATAGAGGACAATGGATATCTATGGTGTGTTTGTTACAGTCTGTGATTCCGGCAGATAAGAGATCTATGTCACCAAATGCTGAGCTTACCATTTTCAGGGCGGAG GAATATAATGCTACTGTAGAATTTCTTTGGGCTCCACTTCTTGTTGATTCTAATTCTGACGATCCTGTGAATCATAGACTAAGCGAACGAATAATGCGTCCAGATTCTGTTCTTAAGCATTCGGCAAAGTGGGAGCATGCTGATATACTAGTTTTTAACTCCTACTTGTGGTGGAGACAAGGCCCTGTTAAGTTGTT ATGGAGTCGTGAAGAAAATGGGGTTTGTGAAGAATTGGATGGATTAGGGGCTATGGAAATGGCCATGGGATCTTGGGCAGACTGGGTAGCTTCTAAAGTTAAATTCAGTGAGAAACGGATCTTCTTTGTTACCATGTCTCCAACACATCTCTG GAGCCGGGAGTGGGAGCCTGGAAGTGAAGGAAATTGCTTTAGTGAGAAGACCCCAATTGATTGGGAAGGCTACTGGGGAAGTGGTTCCGACTTGCCTACGATGCGGATGGTAGACAGGGTCCTCAGAAAATTAGGTTCAAGAGTTACTGTTCTCAATGTTACGCAGCTATCAGAGTATCGAAAAGATGGCCACCCTTCTATCTACCGAAAATTTTGGGAGACACTGAGCCCAGAACAATTATCAAAGCCAACGACTTACTCTGATTGCATACATTGGTGCTTACCTGGTGTTCCTGATGTTTGGAATGAATTACTGTTCCATTCTTTTTGA